DNA sequence from the Penicillium psychrofluorescens genome assembly, chromosome: 3 genome:
TGACGCGGTAGATGCGGCATCCGAGTCCGAATCTGAAGGCCCGCAGAAGAACAAATGCGCTCCACCTCCGTCCAAATTGGAGATTGTCATTGAAGACAGCGAGTGGGATGACGCGGAGCTGATTGAATGAGCCCAATCACGCTCAGTGGGTAATTTCAAGCGGTCCTAAAGCTCTCAGAGGTCCAATCGCGTCCAAACGCGAGATACACTTCACGGCCACGTCAACAatctcctccgacacctCATCAACTGTTCTCCCCGCGTCAATAACACAGACATCGTCCCGCTGCCGGTCAAGGAGCGTCCCAAATAATTGGCGTACGCGACTCTGCATCGTCTCATTCTCATATCTCTCCGCACCAAATCCGCCCCGCTTCGCTGCCTCTTCGGGAGAGATACTGAGAAAGAGACAGATATCCGGTCTGGGCAGTCCCACCTCCGGCTGCCACGCCCACTCGAGCGAGAGCGTAGGATTGGCCTTTGCGGCCGAGTAGACTGCGCCGGAGTATGAGTACCGGTCAACGATCACGGTGGTTCCGTTAGCGACGGTGTCTTGGATGTGCTTGGCGAGTTCCCAGCGGTTCGCGGAGAAGAGCAGGTGGATGGAGTGGTCGTCTTGGTGTGAGGCATTGCGTAGGTAGCTATCTATTAGCTTGCCGATGGGTGTTGTTCGGTCTATAGGCTATCAGTTCCATAATGCCATGAATGTCGACAGACACACCTGGAAACCGAATGTATTCAACCGCGTGTCCCTTGGTGAGAAGCTGATCTCGCAGCAGCTCACACTGACTCGACTTGCCGGCCCGATCAAGTCCCTCGACGATAATGAGCGCGCCACGACGCATGGGTTGGGATTCTAATAGGGTCATGGTGAACTGAAGGGGCGggtgtggttgttgttggCACAATCGAGACGGGCCCGCGGTGTTTATCGACGGGCATTTTCTGCCGATAAGGAACACActctttcctcctcctctttcctcccaCCGGCCGCCATGGACCCCGAGGCACTGTCTCCGATGGTGACCTTTGCGCTGAGTCCTGCTGCCCCCATTCTGGCGCCGCGAGTCGGCTCCCTGGCCATTGCTGGCCGGAAGCCCTTGACCACGCCGCACTATCTCCCGCTGTCGTCGCGGGGAACCATGCCGCATATATCGCACGACGTACTGCGCGACCACACTGCGCTGAACAGTGTCTATGTGGGCTTGGAAGACTGTATGATTTCCTCGAAGCTTTTATGTAGTGAAAACTGACAGTGGGTACCCCGGTCCGGGGCTCAGATCAGTCGTtgaaaagaaacacaaatCCCCGGTGTACAACACGCCCACCACATCATCGCAGGAGTCACCATTGAAGAAATTTATATCTATGCCCCAGGACATgccgctcttcctcggtccCCGCAGGTTTCCTCCCATCCCCTGCCCGCCAGCCAACACCGACACCTCAATCGCCGTCCTAACCACCAACGGGTTCGGCCAACTTTCCGCGCATGAATATCTGGATGCCGTGCAGCAGCTACGTCCGGATGTTGCAATTGGATTTTCTGACATTGTTCTAAACAAGCCTCCCGGCGTGAAGAGGCGCGGGAAGATGGTAGATCGTACGCATGCGTTTACGCGCGATGCGCTCGAGCGACTATATAACCGGGAAGACAAGTCGAGTGCTGCATATTTCGCACCAGTGCTCCCACTGGAGAATACACAGCAGTCCCTTTATCTAGATGATCTGGCCAGTGAGTTCCGCGAGAACATCTCGGGACTGGCGCTGTACGAGTCGGCCTCGCTACAATATATTCCAGAACCCTTGGGTGATCTGCCTCGGCTACTATTTAGTGAACCGTCCAGTCCGCACGAGGTCCTGCGCGGGATCTCCCTCGGTTCAGATCTCCTAACTATCCCCTTCATCGTTTGGGCATCTGACTCCGGAATCGCAATGGAGTTTGTCTTCCCGGCTCCGTCAGCCGGACAAGCCGGCCCGCTGCCCATGGGACTTGATCTCTGGTCCTCCGACTATACAATCGACACATTTCCGCTGTTCGAAGGATGTGAATGCTTCACATGCCGGAATCACCACCGTGCCTacatccaccacctgctAACTGCGAAAGAAATGACTGCATGGGTGCTCCTCCAATTGCACAATCATACAGTCATGGATGCCTTTTTCGCCGGCGTTCGGGACAGTATCCAGCGTGGCTCGTTCGAAGAGGACGTCGCTACGTTCAATCGTGTCTATGCACAGTCATTGCCGGAGCGCACGGGCGAGGGTCCTAGGTATGTCACGTTTCTATTTCTATTTACTTGATCTACTGACACATGATATCTATCACAGAGTACgtggccatcatctccctgCTGCGCAACAAAATCAACCCCGACGCATGCCTCGCATGTATGGCCGGCTGGACGACGCGGCGCAGAAATTCGCCGAGTCCCGGTCTTCCTCTGTTGTTACTCCGGATACGGATGCGGAGGGGCTGGAGAGGCATGGGTTTGCTGAGAAAGTATAATTGTTGCATTGTGAATGCACCCGAAGAAGGCCTGATCAAAAAAGAGAAATGCTTGGGCTTGCTTTATAGAACCTTGCGTGTTGAATTTGGCGTATATTTGGAGTGTCATGGGGTAGTGCCTTTATAGCCCAGATATATATTCTGGCCATATGAGACATGGGAGTCTGGAAAGAAACACTACCCTTATCGTGCTATCTATTCGTGATCTCTTTTCACCATCAACAATACTCCATCTACACCCATCTTGACAATCTCATCGCCCTGCTCCACCCCTGCTTCATGTAAAAGCCTCTCTATCTCCTTGCACATGATTCTCGCAACATCAGACTCGGTCCCAGCCAAATCCGGATGAGCTTCACGCCACCGTATCACTGTGCCCCTAGTCCCAAGCATCTTCTCCGTCGCCCGAAGAACCACAGATAAATAGCGAGGATCACTCTGACCCGCGAAGAACTCGTCGCCCTCCGTGCACGGCACATCCCTATTCCAATCCTTGCGGTAGAAAGTTTCTCGCTCGAAACCAACAACAGGCTCGGAGATAGACCATGGGAGACCGAGATCGGTGTACAATCCTTTCGCAAGGAGAGTGCCATGATCCATATAAGGCTTCAAATATCGGTCTTCAATCTCCAACATGGAAGCCTGAATTGCGGCGTGATTGGGCATGGATGGATGCGGATATCCGCCTCTAACAGCCCAGAGGGCAACAGTTCCTCCCGGCTTGAGGATCTCCGCCGCCCGACGCCAGAACCGCGGCATGTCAAACCAGTGCGCTGCCGTAGCCGCGACGATCAGGTCAACACTGGAGTTGGGAATTGGTGGCACGCTCTGAGAACCGAGATCTTCCGCAGTGGACATTTCGAACCGTATAGCCTGGCCATTTGACGAAACACCGCCGAGCGAGCGCGCCGTACTGATCATACCCTCTGACGGGTCAAGACCGATGGCATGGATGAAGTGCGGCGCAAGATCACGGACGGCATTACCTGGCCCACAGCCGACATCGAGGATTGTGGTTAATTCGCCGCCAGTAAACAGATGGTGGTCAATGATGGTTTTATACAGGTTTGGGTGGTAGTTCGGACGGAGTCGAGAGTAGGCAATACCTTGTGACTGGTCGTAGGAACGAAAGGTCCTCTCTGGTGTAAATGTTGTAGATGTATGTTCAGTGGACGCCATGATTGTTGGAATTATCCAGAAGAACTCAGTCAATCCTTGACCCCGAAGATGGGGTTTACATGACCGGTGTTCGGCACGCCCGAAACCCGCAAATCCGTCCCGGGATATCCTGCATCTATAGCCGGGTTCTTCTCTATTCTTCAAAGCCGGCGGCCTTCCTTTAATTGGTCTTCTCCTAATTATCCCTTGAatgctttcttttcccctGTTTTGTCTCCTGTATCTCTGTTCGAGCTTCGGGTGTCTCTCGGTTCCCGTACCTGTCCCGGTCGACCATGGGTTTCGTTGGCTATGCTATCTACTTTGCTTTCCATCCCATTGAATTGAAGTCAATTGTCCAATGGTTAGTATCCAAATAGGCTTCTTGTTTCATCTCAGTTTGCTAACCCTCCTATTGTCATGTAGGAAACTCTGGCGCAATCCACCACACGAGCGCAATGAAAAGAACGAGACCGAAACACAGAAAACCTGTTTCAAGTTCTTGGATACATCCGGTCGGAGTTTTAGCGCAGTGATCAAGGAATTGCACCCAGAGCTACTATTACCAGTCTGTATATTCTATCTTGTCCTCCGGGGGCTGGATACCATCGAGGATGACACTTCATTGCCCCTGGCGACTAAAGAGCCACTACTCCGGGAATTCAAAAATGTCCTGACACAAGATGGTTGGAGTTTCACTGGGAATCGtccggaggagaaggaccgTGAGCTTTTAGTTCAATTTCACAATGTGGTCACTGAATTCAAGAACTTGAAGCCGGCGTACCAGGATGTCATCAAGGATATTGCGGATAAGATGGGTAATGGGATGGCTGACTATGCCGTGAAGGCAGAGAAAGTCTTGAATGGAGACAAGGACGATGCTAGTGTCAAGACTATCGAGGAGTACGACTTATACTGCTACTATGTCGCCGGCCTAGTCGGAGAAGGTCTTACACGTCTCTTTGTTTCGGCGGGATTAGCCGACTCGAACCTATTGAAGCGCTCCAGCAGATCAATgggcctccttctccaaaagATTAATATCATTCGCGACATCCGCGAAGactttgatgatggccgaCAATTCTGGCCGAGAGAAATTTGGTCGAAGCATGTTGACAACTTCGAGGATCTGTTCAAGCCCGAGAATCTCGACGCTGCGCTGAACTGCGGCTCGGAGATGGTTCTTAATGCACTCGAGCATGTCGAAGAGTGTATTTTCTACCTGGCAGAGCTACGCGAGCAAAGTGTCTTCAACTTCTGCGCTATCCCGCAATCCATGGCTATGGCTAGTCTCGAATTGTTTTTCCGCAATCCTGCAATCTTTCAACGCAATGTCAAGATCACCAGGGGCGCGGCTTGCGATCTAATGGTCCAGTCGACTCAGAATCTGGAGGTCATGACTCGGACCTTTCAGCGAAACACTCGCGCAATCCACAAGAAGAACACGCCTGTAGATCCAAACTTCTTGCAGATTAACATTGTCTGTGGAAAGGTACGCATTATTTGCTTTTCACTTCGCTCCACACTGGTTGTTGCTAACTCAGTGTATAGATTGAGAAGCGGATTGAGACTCTCTTCCCAACCGAGGCAGCCGAAGAGGACGCAGAGAACAAACGGCACATTTACTCCATTTTGTGTTTGATAGGTATCATTGCCGCCCTTGTCGCTTTCCTTGTGGTATAACAAGCTGGTCGTGACATGGCCTTTTGTTTCCGAGACAAAGTATTGAAGGGTGGAGGCAGGACACTTAGGATAAATCGAACTAGATAATTGCACACTCTGTAAAGGAGAAAACGAG
Encoded proteins:
- a CDS encoding uncharacterized protein (ID:PFLUO_005558-T1.cds;~source:funannotate) codes for the protein MASTEHTSTTFTPERTFRSYDQSQGIAYSRLRPNYHPNLYKTIIDHHLFTGGELTTILDVGCGPGNAVRDLAPHFIHAIGLDPSEGMISTARSLGGVSSNGQAIRFEMSTAEDLGSQSVPPIPNSSVDLIVAATAAHWFDMPRFWRRAAEILKPGGTVALWAVRGGYPHPSMPNHAAIQASMLEIEDRYLKPYMDHGTLLAKGLYTDLGLPWSISEPVVGFERETFYRKDWNRDVPCTEGDEFFAGQSDPRYLSVVLRATEKMLGTRGTVIRWREAHPDLAGTESDVARIMCKEIERLLHEAGVEQGDEIVKMGVDGVLLMVKRDHE
- a CDS encoding uncharacterized protein (ID:PFLUO_005556-T1.cds;~source:funannotate): MTLLESQPMRRGALIIVEGLDRAGKSSQCELLRDQLLTKGHAVEYIRFPDRTTPIGKLIDSYLRNASHQDDHSIHLLFSANRWELAKHIQDTVANGTTVIVDRYSYSGAVYSAAKANPTLSLEWAWQPEVGLPRPDICLFLSISPEEAAKRGGFGAERYENETMQSRVRQLFGTLLDRQRDDVCVIDAGRTVDEVSEEIVDVAVKCISRLDAIGPLRALGPLEITH
- a CDS encoding uncharacterized protein (ID:PFLUO_005557-T1.cds;~source:funannotate) codes for the protein MDPEALSPMVTFALSPAAPILAPRVGSLAIAGRKPLTTPHYLPLSSRGTMPHISHDVLRDHTALNSVYVGLEDFVEKKHKSPVYNTPTTSSQESPLKKFISMPQDMPLFLGPRRFPPIPCPPANTDTSIAVLTTNGFGQLSAHEYLDAVQQLRPDVAIGFSDIVLNKPPGVKRRGKMVDRTHAFTRDALERLYNREDKSSAAYFAPVLPLENTQQSLYLDDLASEFRENISGLALYESASLQYIPEPLGDLPRLLFSEPSSPHEVLRGISLGSDLLTIPFIVWASDSGIAMEFVFPAPSAGQAGPLPMGLDLWSSDYTIDTFPLFEGCECFTCRNHHRAYIHHLLTAKEMTAWVLLQLHNHTVMDAFFAGVRDSIQRGSFEEDVATFNRVYAQSLPERTGEGPRVRGHHLPAAQQNQPRRMPRMYGRLDDAAQKFAESRSSSVVTPDTDAEGLERHGFAEKV
- a CDS encoding uncharacterized protein (ID:PFLUO_005559-T1.cds;~source:funannotate); amino-acid sequence: MGFVGYAIYFAFHPIELKSIVQWKLWRNPPHERNEKNETETQKTCFKFLDTSGRSFSAVIKELHPELLLPVCIFYLVLRGLDTIEDDTSLPLATKEPLLREFKNVLTQDGWSFTGNRPEEKDRELLVQFHNVVTEFKNLKPAYQDVIKDIADKMGNGMADYAVKAEKVLNGDKDDASVKTIEEYDLYCYYVAGLVGEGLTRLFVSAGLADSNLLKRSSRSMGLLLQKINIIRDIREDFDDGRQFWPREIWSKHVDNFEDLFKPENLDAALNCGSEMVLNALEHVEECIFYLAELREQSVFNFCAIPQSMAMASLELFFRNPAIFQRNVKITRGAACDLMVQSTQNLEVMTRTFQRNTRAIHKKNTPVDPNFLQINIVCGKIEKRIETLFPTEAAEEDAENKRHIYSILCLIGIIAALVAFLVV